The sequence TCCGAGGATAATGATCTCGATATTATCGGGCTGGGCACGTATTTAAGCTATAAGTTTGTCGATGAGATCGAGATGTGCATGGAAGCTGCGAAGATAATGGAATGCCCTTCCATTCGCGTGTCGCCGCCCCTCTATAGCGGGTCGGTAAACTATAACGATCTCTTTGAGGAAGCCGTTGAGGGTTTTGCAAAAGTTGCGAGTCTGGCTAAACAATATGCCGTAAGAGCAAATGTGGAAATCCACAACGGCAATATATGTTCCAGTGCTTCTCTTGCATACAGGTTTGTTTCGAATTTCGACCCGGATTATGTGGGGGTAATATACGACCCGGCGAACATGGTCTGCGAGGGTTATGAAAACTGGCAGCTTGGGCTTGAGATGCTTGGGCCATATCTGTCGCACGTTCATGTCAAAAACATGGCATGGGTGGAGCACAAAAAGACTGACAACGAGAGAGTCTGGAGGAGCACAGCAGCACCGATGAAAGATGGCTTTGTGCCGTGGCGATGGGTTGTGCATGTGCTCGACAAGGTCGGCTACAAGGGCTGGATGTCGCTGGAAGATTTTACAGATGGCGATACAAAGGTCAAACTTGCTGATGATATCGGATATTTGAGATCAATCGAGAATGATTTAGGCCTGTGACGTAACAGTAAGTGCCAGCTTTCTCGGGAGGGCGAAGCTCCCGCTGAGCCAAGATCACGTAACGCATATAGGCTAGGCGGGAGCTTCGCTGCACTCTTACCCTATGACACTTCAGGATGAGCAAAGACGTATACTACTGTATACCTGAAGAGCAAATTCCAGGGTTTCATAATCAGTCATTCCGAACAAATGTGAGAGATCTACTTTGAACCTGTTGAGACTTGTTGAAATATTGCTGTTGCTGGCGCTGCCTGCTTGTGTATCAAATGCCTACTCGACTTGTGAGCGTGACTATTCAAAACCGCCTTTGTTTGA comes from Armatimonadota bacterium and encodes:
- a CDS encoding sugar phosphate isomerase/epimerase family protein, translating into MAFKYAASTVMMPEFRPEEAAPILKELGYDGVEWRVHTIPALPEKVSHANEATLNIETIVKNAESIRVLSEDNDLDIIGLGTYLSYKFVDEIEMCMEAAKIMECPSIRVSPPLYSGSVNYNDLFEEAVEGFAKVASLAKQYAVRANVEIHNGNICSSASLAYRFVSNFDPDYVGVIYDPANMVCEGYENWQLGLEMLGPYLSHVHVKNMAWVEHKKTDNERVWRSTAAPMKDGFVPWRWVVHVLDKVGYKGWMSLEDFTDGDTKVKLADDIGYLRSIENDLGL